One Primulina tabacum isolate GXHZ01 chromosome 10, ASM2559414v2, whole genome shotgun sequence DNA segment encodes these proteins:
- the LOC142505092 gene encoding 6-phosphogluconate dehydrogenase, decarboxylating 2-like yields MAAQSPKPTRIGLAGLAVMGQNLALNIAEKGFPISVYNRTTSKVDETVERAKLEGNLPVFGFHDPESFVHSIQKPRVIIMLVKAGAPVDQTIKTLSTYMEKGDCIIDGGNEWYENTERREKAMAELGFLYLGMGVSGGEEGARNGPSLMPGGSFEAYKYIEDIIHKVAAQVPDSGPCVTYVGKGGSGNFVKMIHNGIEYGDMQLIAEAYDVLKSVGKLSNEELRDVFYEWNKGELLSFLIEITADIFGVKDDKADGYLVDKVLDKTGMKGTGKWTVQQAAELSVAAPTIEASLDSRFLSGLKEERTEASKVFKAGGFGDILTDQEVDKAKLIHDVRQALYASKICSYAQGMNLIRAKSIEKGWDLKLGELARIWKGGCIIRAIFLDRIKKAYDRNADLANLLVDPEFAQEMIERQSAWRRVVCLAINAGICTPGMSASLAYFDSYRRERLPANLVQAQRDYFGAHTYERTDIPGSFHTEWFKIAKKISN; encoded by the coding sequence ATGGCTGCTCAATCCCCAAAACCGACTAGAATCGGTCTTGCTGGTCTTGCTGTAATGGGGCAAAATCTAGCCCTCAACATTGCTGAAAAAGGATTTCCCATTTCCGTTTACAATCGGACTACATCTAAAGTTGATGAGACTGTTGAAAGAGCAAAACTTGAGGGAAATCTTCCTGTATTTGGCTTCCACGACCCTGAATCATTTGTTCATTCCATCCAAAAACCACGTGTGATTATCATGCTTGTCAAAGCTGGTGCTCCTGTCGATCAAACCATCAAAACTCTTTCTACTTACATGGAGAAGGGTGATTGTATCATTGATGGTGGAAACGAGTGGTATGAAAATACAGAGAGAAGGGAAAAAGCTATGGCTGAATTAGGTTTTTTGTATCTAGGCATGGGGGTTTCTGGTGGTGAAGAGGGTGCTCGAAACGGGCCATCTCTGATGCCCGGAGGATCCTTCGAAGCCTACAAATATATAGAGGACATCATCCATAAAGTCGCTGCTCAAGTTCCTGATAGTGGACCCTGTGTGACGTATGTGGGAAAAGGCGGATCTGGTAACTTTGTTAAGATGATTCACAATGGAATCGAGTATGGGGACATGCAACTGATTGCCGAGGCATATGATGTACTGAAATCCGTTGGGAAATTGTCGAACGAGGAGCTACGTGATGTATTTTATGAATGGAACAAAGGGGAGCTTCTAAGTTTCTTGATCGAAATCACTGCTGATATATTTGGAGTTAAGGATGACAAGGCTGACGGTTATTTGGTTGACAAAGTCTTGGATAAAACTGGAATGAAGGGTACTGGGAAATGGACTGTTCAACAGGCTGCTGAATTGTCAGTTGCAGCTCCAACCATCGAAGCATCTCTCGATTCAAGATTCTTGAGTGGGTTGAAAGAGGAACGAACTGAAGCTTCCAAAGTGTTCAAAGCTGGTGGTTTTGGCGACATTCTGACTGATCAAGAAGTTGATAAGGCAAAACTGATCCACGATGTTAGGCAAGCTCTATATGCATCTAAAATTTGTAGTTATGCTCAAGGAATGAATCTAATCCGAGCCAAAAGCATCGAGAAAGGATGGGATCTGAAGTTGGGAGAACTTGCTAGGATTTGGAAGGGAGGTTGCATTATTCGCGCAATCTTCTTGGACCGGATCAAGAAAGCCTATGACAGAAATGCCGATCTTGCTAACCTCTTAGTGGACCCCGAGTTTGCTCAAGAAATGATCGAACGACAGTCAGCTTGGAGGCGAGTTGTTTGCCTGGCAATCAATGCAGGCATCTGCACCCCTGGTATGTCTGCTAGTCTTGCTTATTTTGACAGTTACAGGCGGGAGAGGTTGCCTGCTAATTTGGTGCAGGCTCAAAGAGACTACTTTGGTGCTCATACTTATGAAAGGACCGATATTCCGGGATCATTCCACACAGAGTGGTTTAAAATTGCGAAAAAGATAAGTAATTAA